The sequence below is a genomic window from Theobroma cacao cultivar B97-61/B2 chromosome 6, Criollo_cocoa_genome_V2, whole genome shotgun sequence.
GATCAACGGCTATGATCGTAACACCAACAAAGTGACACGGAGCAATCTTAACGACCTTTCCGTTAAAAAGGGTATTTTCGTCATTTCAATCAGTTCCCTTTCCCGCCATTTGGATGATCTCCTCCGTTGCTACGATAACCCATTTAAGGAGGAAAGCCAGAAGAGAAACAGAGAAAGAAGAGcagagaaaacaaaagaaagaaaatcaaagaagatgCCAAGGTCATTCTCTGAGTCAGCTACAATGCGAACACTGAGCTTTTTCATAGTCCTTTTGTGCGTTTGGATATCTTTCAGGATGACCAATCGCTCCAagttttccttctccttttcgtcttctttttcattgaaTTCCAAATCGAATTCCTTCTGGATTTTTCAAGATATACTGTTGGATAGCGAGGCTCTGGAAGACGGTCAGGCTCCTGCTCGGTCACTCGAGTATGATTTCTATCGGGAAACTTGCCCTGAGGCTGATAAGATCATTCGAGCCAAGGTTCATCAACTCTTCAAGATCAAGGCTTCTTTGGCTCCTGCTCTCCTTCGCCTTGCTTTCCATGATTGCTTCATTGAGGTTGCcatctttttctattttctgttGGCCCTTTTAAGATTTAGGTTTCTCATTTCTTagtgattttctttttctggcTGGCTTCTGTTGTTTCTTGATCTTTCCGCTGCTTATTTCGTTTGCATGTTTAAATGCTTCTTTGCATCTCAACTCTCCAGCTTCCGTTAGCCTTTCTAGAAATCTTTTGAATccaaaatcatgtttttgagGGTGCTTTTCGTTAGATATTTTGTAATTTCTGTGATTTTAATTGTTGATACTTTTTGGAATTCTTTCTTCCTTATTTTTTGCCTGCAATTCTCTGTTTCTTGTTTCTATCGAGAAACTTGAGCTCCTATTACGTATTTTCAGCACTTTTTCTTGGgattttgttcttcttcctgTCTAATTCGGTCTGGTTCAACTATggaatcacaaaaaaaaaaaaaaccaaaccgGGCAGGGATGTGATGCTTCTATCTTGTTGGATGCTGTTGAAGGGATGGATTCGGAGAAAGATTCTCCTCCCAATGAAAGCTTGAAGGGTTTTGATGGAATCGACATAATCAAGTCAGATGTTGAACAAGTGTGCCCTGGTGTTGTTTCCTGTGCTGATATTCTTGTTTTGGCAGCTAGAGAGGCTGTTCTTCTGGTAAATTCCTATGAAGCtaggattttttattttctcctgtTTTGTATGTGCTTATTTTTAATCTTTGGATGTCAGTCTGGTGGCCCATTCTATCCACTCAATACTGGTAGGAGAGACAGCACTGCCTCTTTCTCTGATAGTGCCACAAACGAGCTTCCTTCACCGCATGCTGATCTGTCTGAAACCCTTGCATCCTTTTCGTCAAGGGGATTTGATGAAAGAGAGACTGTCACTCTCTTAGGTATGAATCTTTTTCCTCtgattttttcttcattggTTTCTTTGTGCTTGCTTTATCGTTGGATTGGATTCTACTATTTGTTAGGTGTCAAACAGTACATGAAAGTAAAAAGGAACtaaaatttgattattcaGTTTCTAGATTTAGGGTCCTGAGAGAATACCATCTCTATTCAACTGCGAGCCTACTTCTATTTGGCATATTCTAGCCTGGTACTTCCCCGCTTTGTTTCGATCCAGAACAAGTCTGTCTGCACTTGTATCTACCTTTTCCTTGATTACATCACTTCCTGTAGATAACTTAATTTATCCATTATCTCTGCTTTGTTTCAAAAATCATACATGTTTGTGCTTCGTAGATTAATGCTAACAAAATCGCTGGTGAATGATTTATGTATCCATGGTAATATTTGTTGTGTTTTTTTCTGAGGTTTTTGCTAATGCGCTAGTTGTTGTGTGATGGAAACTGCTGTTATACTTCTTCTGCTGTGGCAGTTGTTTCTTCTTGCAGAAGAAATGTATTCTCTGACAAGTATACAAGAATTTGATTCTCTACTACTTCACTTGCAGGTGCTCATAGCATTGGAGTCATCCACTgcaaattttttcaaaaccGTCTGTATAACTTTGGTGGGACTGATGAGCCTGATCCAACTCTTGATTCTGAAATTCTCGAGCAAATGAGATCAAAATGTCCCAAGAACcactcatcatcatcaccagcagCACCACCTTTTTCGGATGGTTCACCAATGAAAGCACCTCGATCACCTTCACTTTACAACTCACTGTCATCAGCGGTACCACCATCAACTTCCTTTGACAAATTGTTATCTTCATCACCTAAGGATCAAGGAACGGTGATGACCTATGGGGGAACTGGAGCAGACTTTGGCACCGTGTACTATCGCAGTCTTCTACAGGGTAAAGGAATCCTCTATGCTGATCAGCAGCTAATGGCAGGGGAAGAAACTGGACTATGGGTTAGAGCATATGCTTCGGATGCCTCCTTGTACCAGCGAGACTTTGCCCTAGCAATGATGAAGCTCTCAAATCTCCACGTTTTGACAGCACCAAGAGGTCAGATCCGGCTCAATTGTTCAAGGGTGGCATgatggagagagagagtgaggACCAGCATAGTTTGTTAGACAAATTTTCGAGTAGTTTGGcgcttttgttcttttaacaACTTTATCTTAGCCCCTTCTAGTCACAATCAATGAACTAGTTTAAATGTTGCGTACTTTAGTGGGGTTTTTCTAGTTACATCGTCATTGTAACATCAGCTTACAGGAAATGACTGTTGATTGAGGTTCATAGAACATAAGTGGAATAGATTTTCTAAAGAAATTAGTCTAATTGACGACCTTAATTACAGGTTTTTGCATTCTGCCAAAACTAAAAAAGAACACTCTAACCATGCACTGTGTAATGCCGGAGTCTTAACCGATGGAAAAGGCCTCATTGAAAGTAGAAGCCATGCGTGTGTGAAAAGGGAACATCCACATTCTCATGACGCCAGAAGGCACAAATTATCACCAACGGTTAAAATAGTCAATCTCTGTGCTTCATCGAAGCACATTTATTCACAGAAGGATCTGATAATATATGAATAACATGCAATGCAAATTACAATACTGAAATCTCGGTATGAAACTTCCATGCTTTATTGTTAACAATGCACTCTCAAGCAAACTATAACAATCAAAGAGAAATAGAACCATAAGCTGAAGTAGCAGAAGAACGCAGGCAAACACAcaaaacataagaatttaGGATAAGAAAACAGATTCATATGCACAAGAAAGGGTGCGAGAGACATGAATCTACAACCTAATTGATCTGAATCTTCGCTTTGATCTGTTGATGCTGGCAGAGGCTTGTGGAACGGAAAAATCTGAGTACATATCCATGAAGAACTTGTCGACAATAGAAAGGTACACTGGACTTTTAAGTCGAGAATAATAATGGAGTGCCTCTTCCACATCCAATACATGTTCCATATCACCAACATCCATCATCTCTAATTCCTTCATCTTTTGTGCTAATGCATAACCTCCTCCATTTCTCTTGTAATAATACTGTTCCTCTCCCTTAATCAATTGTGAATTTCCCACTTTCTTTATCTCCTCTTTTCctccattttgttttttgttctttacaGGATTCTTATCTGCAAAGTCCATGGAGCTTCCACTATATGCATCTTCTTCCATCATTTGCCCTTTCAATGTCATGGCATCGTTCTGCTTTCTCATCTTTGCCTCCTCTAGACAGACTTCCCAATCGTCAGAAAAGTCAGTGTAGAATTGATCTTGTTGGTGCTTTTTTCTGCTGCCACCAGTGCAAGAGAAGGAGTCTAGGACTAGGAGGGGTGGTTTGGATAGCTTTTGGTATCCTACAAAGAAGAGAGATTTAAGGTTCTCAACTGTTTTGTGAAAGAAGTTCTTGGACTTTTGAATGGAGTCCATCAGCGGCATTTTTGCCAGGAGAATTGTATGGTAAGGCTTGTTAAATCTCTTGGGTGTCTCTATCTGCAACTACAGACACAGCTCTAATCTTCCGCTGCTTCTCCTACAGTTGCGTCCAATATACAGGTAAGAGAGATGGAGACAGGAGATGTTTCTTACGGTTACCTAGAGACAACGCTGATGGAGCCTAAAGTGCAATTTTCTTCCCTATTGCTTGCACTTTTCCATACTTTTTTGTCCTTATCCCACCTATATTTGCTTCTCTATCTGTCTCTTTTTCCTGATCACAACGCAGAAGGTCAGAAAATCATAAGGCATTGGGGTTAAAAGATTACTTGAATACAAATTAAAGATCTAAGAGAGTGAGGTCTTCGGAATCTAATgatcacaaatattttatgtttgaCTACTTTGTTGTCTAAAGTGCAGTGCTATTGATTAAAATGCAAAGCTAAAGGAAGTGGGTTGATGAAATTTAACTGATAAACTCCACATTTTCAACTGCTACATAATTTTTGTTAGCTATGATGACCAAACTAAAGGACCCACAAATGGAATAGTGCTgcttcttttaacttttttttttttttgttgaatttccCAACAATCAATCTGATATCAACATGGTAATTGACACCACTTTTGTAGGGTTTGGTGTGATCATAATTGATCATTCATCCCTAGAAAAATCCCCGTGCATTTATAAGGGTGTGAATGGTCCCAATCTGTACGGGTGGATGGTATCTAAAGGACCCAAAACCCACTTAAATATTAATGTCAAGATAAGGTGCATTTCGATGCTTGCATAGCTAAGTCATTTTCTCACAGTTGCCCTGCTGAAATAAAATCCTTCCACCAACCTAAAACAGGTAGCTTCAACCCTTGTTTTGCCTATGGTTTGACAGAAGATAGCCTGAAGGAATCCAGAAAGAAAGTTGCAACCCCAGCAACAACAGCAGATGGGCTGTGAGGCAATGTTCTGCCTTAAGATGAGTCTTCAATCTTCcatgaaaaattcaaatccaGAATTATTCCGAATGGTACTAAGAATCTGAGGGAGaaaccagaaaaaaaaaaaagaaaagaagcaaaagcaGTTAGATATGGTTAAAGGAACTTTTTGACCCCATATGTGTATGTTTGCTTTGGGCGATTTAACCGATGCTTAAAGCTGAAGCATTGGGTCATTGAACTGATATCTGACGCTAAAAGCAGCCCAACATGGCTTCtctacttctttttcttgtacTGATCCTTCCAATGTCCCCCTTCAACACATGAAAACTTATGTTCAGATTAAGATATACGCAGTAGCAGAGGTTTTAATATCCAAAACAAAACACATCTCAGTTGTACAGGAAAGTACAAAAATTATGTATGCCATAATATTAACTTATTTAAGTGCTTTTTTGACCTtctacaaaagaaaataaaaaagaataaatgcTAACTATAATTGGGGAAGGGGGAAAAAGAATCAAGAGGGGGATACAGTTTTAGCGAAATTTGAGGCCTGATtatgtaaaggaagaaagtcTACCAATCTATCCACAGTTACCTTTTCCACTTTAATGTTCTTCTCTGCCTAAGACTGCAACAGGCCAGGTGACTTAAAAACCATTGGCTTTATGTAAGGTCTCCTCACTTGTGTATAATATAAGGGCATTTGGTATCTCATTACAACCTAAAAGACTTTTACTTACAACCTCTATTCTTGTTCAATTTGAAGAAGTGATGCAGGAGCTTGTGCACTTCACCATAATTATTAGTTGCAGAAACAAGACGATCTTTTATCCACTGTGGTAGCTTGCTGCTTGGATGAGAAAAACTTCTTTTTGAAGAATCTGATGCATAACGGATGTCGACCAATAAAATTGCAGCATAGTCATTTATGTGCCGAATTGCTCTTCCTAAGACCGATCAATTAAATATCAGAGGCAGTCCAATGTCAAAAATCAAGATTGATATAAGAAAAGACACAACAGAACACATATAATCACATTAATTCATGTATGCATTGAGCACTTGGAGGCAACCAGTGAACTTAAATCAGCCagaaatcaactttgttgcaAGGTTTGAGatgttaaattattttctgTATAAATACTACTCAAACAGAAATCCAGCATGTAGAAATCATGTTCagttttaaagatattagGCCAAAATTTTTCTGCCGATCTGAAAACTAAACAATGAGCCTAGGGGATTCAATTTTCACCTGCCTCCCTATAGTGACTATAATAAATAGCCTTGAAACAGTATCCTCACAATTGATTGCCCGATTTATCCAACTACTGATCTGTTATGCTTAGCACTTACCAATTGATTGATTTACAGCTTTCATGCAGAGATTTTCATAATATTCTTTCCCCCTGCGGGTGCAACTCCTTAGTATGTTGAAAGCAGCCTGAATGTCTCCTCCGTTATATTCTTCACAAGATAAAAGTTTTAGGCTTTTCATAGTACTTGAATCACCCAATCCTTCAATATGCTTCACCCTTTCCAACAATTCAATGTCAGATGGGCTGGGGTAGGGAAGTCCAACCATGACTATGCACCGACCCATCCCATCACTGAAGTTGATGCCTTCTGATATCTTGCCACCAACTACAGCTAGCAGTATCGCACCACTTCTAGGAGCAGGATTATCAATTGCTTCTTTGTATTCCTTGAGAATGACCTCCACCTTTGTGTTTTTTCTAGGTTCTCTGAAGACGTACTTTTTCTTCATAAGCCTTTCAAGGATTCCTGAGGTTTTCCATGCATCATAGACCTGTCCTTCGTATTCAAATGAAGAAAGGAACACAACAATTCCTTCGGGAACAACCGTTGCCAAATTGCAAAGTAAGAGCCCTAGTTCCTCTATCTGTATGTTCAAGACCAATGATGGGATTTAGTAATAGGCCATTATGCTTTCTGGGCATTAAACATTCAGAATAAAATACAATTGTCATGAAACAATTAGCAAAGAAGTCAGTTTAAAGGGGAGTTCAACTATAGTccaattagaaaaaaaattcaacaacacTTAGTACAAACTCCATTACGGTGACAGATACAGAGTGCAATACACTCACCATAGTTGATGAACTTCTCAAATTATAGCTAAAGTCAAAAGATCTGCCAGATGGTCCACAAGATACTGCAAGTGGCAATATACTCTCTGGAGGGACAATATGGCTACatgaaaagaaatggagctgATTTGATGGTAACCATGGAAAAAGTCGCTCTCTTGTTTCTTCTATCGGTTGCAGAGTTCCCCCAGCCAGTACAACAGCATGTGCTTCATGCACAATCTGCAAATAGTTTTGAGATAGGATTTCCTTAATAGAGCAAGAAGACTTCGAGTATTTAAAAATACAGACTTTAAAACCAAGTTTTGATCTTAAacaaggggaaaaaaaaataattgccaGCAAGTAAGAAGCTAACTGCTATTTTCTTTGCAGcgtaaattatgaaaatgttaGAATAACCTCAGAAAAAATCTTTTCCCCAGTAAGCATAACATATTTCAAGTAAGCTCCTTGTCTTGAACATGTTGGTCTCTTCCTTGAGATTATTATCCGTCCATCACCATCATTATTTGTCAGCGACAATAACATATCTGCTAATGCCCGAAAGCCAGACAGTGTGCTACCATCATCACAACTTTCCCCATTTTCCTTGACTGCTGAACCTTTCTGCAAGGTAGTCATTTTGTCTCCATACCCACTAACCTGGAACCATTTATATCGTGACCATTAAATTGGGAAACattcaagaaagaaagaactcAAATCATGATTTCACAAAATAGAAACAAATAGTATGGCCATAAATCTACCTTATGCATGATATTGCTTTCCTTGATATACTGGAGCACTTTCATCAAATTAATGTTGTCAATATTGAGGgagaataaaaaatcatttatggCCATGGAAGAGTCAAAGCGATGCTTTTCTCCAACACCTGTTTGAGCATCTGGGCAAGTGTTTAAACAATTCACATCCTTGTCATCAACTAGAACTCGGAGGAAAGCCCGAGTAAGGACCAAAAGAGTTTGAATGTATCTTCGATTTCCAGATCCCAAGAGACTGTGGAATCTTCCAAAGTACTTCTCTATGTGGCTATGCACCTTCTCCAACTGATAAGGAATCATGCAACAACTTAATGATTCTTATTTTAGATGAATTTAAAATACACAATATCAATATCAAAAGCTTGCAAATGAaagtaaaacaatatataggAGATTCAAATTCCTTCTGAAACAAAGaggtttttaaattaatttgtgaCTGGATTATCCAATTTTCATGACACAGGTTTTGAACGGTATTTGAAATATTCGAGAAATACAGGAATCTAAGTACCAAGCTTGTGCACTAGTTTTCAAGTACCAATGATAATACTGGAGAAAACAGCAATAACTATTTATTTACCTGTGGCAGAGTAATTTTCGCATCATACATGCTAATGAGGGAGTCAGCCAGATTGTGAGCCTCATCAATTATAACAACATTATTCTTCAGATTCAGTCCCAGAGCTTCACGTGATGATTTTGAAAGGAGTGATTGATACGGAAGAACCACAAGATCAGCTGGGGTGATCATACTTCGGGAGCCATAATATGGACATGTTCCTATATTTCTTCCAAGTTGAACAAGATCTTCAATGTCCAATGCCCCTTGTTGAGAAATTTCACTCCTAAACTGTCTTTGTAGCTTATGTTTTCTGAGCATTGGGCATCCAGAAGAAGCCTTGGTTTGCCGTATTCTTCCCTCTGCACCTAAATTCTGCAAATCAACGCCATCACTAGTCAAGAAAACCCTCCTTAAATATACTTTTGTTGTTAGTCTGTCTTGGATTAGGGGTATAAACTGAACTTGAAAGCAAGTTGATAGGACTTCAACTAAGATGGACCTAGGTATATGATGTCTTAGCTTCGGTAATGAGGtaatgaaacatgcaaaaggCACTAGTTCTGAGGCTGCAGGCTTGCAATAAATGATCTGGTGGGCTTCTAGCTCTAAGTTCTACAATTATTGAAACCACTGAAAAGTTTAGGAAACCAAGCCTGATAAAATGCATTACAGCTGAATTATGGAATTAGAACTAGGATATTTAGTACcttgattttagaaatttcctttttcttgctcTTCTGAAGCTCCAAGCAACGTTCATTAATCCGAGTAGAGTTGCCTAGTCTCAAAACCTCTGAAATACAAAAGCTTCAAAAGGTCAGgcaaaaatcaaattacaaATGAATAATACTAATATACAAAGTTTTATATACCTTCATTGATGCAGAAGTTCTTCCTCGATCCCAAAGAGacaatattcatttcattggCAAAGACTGTTTTTCTTAGCTCCTTTATGAACTGTGAAAGCTGTGAATGTGTCCGGCTACAAAAAAACACCTTCAATTTCacttcctcctcctcctcctcagACTCACCTTCCTCATCACTGGATGAACTAACAGAAAACGTACTGGCTTTCCTCTTTGAATTTGAACTTCCAACTTCTCCTTCCTCTTCACTTTCATATTCTTCAAGCAGAAACTCTTCATCACCCAACTCGTCagcatcatttttctttactgTTTTTTTgcactctttctttttattgaaaCATGCCTCTCCTGGATCACATGAGAATAAATCCTTGCTACTAtctttattgtttctttttgcGGGTTTTGCTGATGCAAAACcgtatttctttttcttgctctTCTTGTCATCCATTTGGTTGTCTTTGTTTACAACAAAGTTTTTGATCCAATCAGGTTCATCATCTGAACCAATTTGACCAATATTTTCCTGCTTTTCATCAGATGCAACCCTTTCTTCAGACTTCTGTTTTTGTCTCTGATCAAGCACCCATTGCAACGCACTGCAGATAATGCTCAGGGTTTTGCCCGTACCTAActtgacaagaaaaattcaaattaacccttttttttttaacaacaaTCTTCAATCTCTCAGACTTTTTGAGTGacgaattaaaaaaattattttaggaaaattcaaaagaaaaaaaaaggcaaaaggaATAATTTCCTCTATATAACCAAGCTCATGCTTTACCAGTAATGTGGAAACCAAGGCATGTGGCAAACCAAttcaataatataaaatataccTAATAacgagagagaaaaaaaggataaaGACCCAGTTTAAGTTGGATACgcaaattttagatttttttccccatttaatattcaaattttcttctcta
It includes:
- the LOC18595930 gene encoding probable ATP-dependent DNA helicase DDX11, with translation MENGGEPKFPAFPYKPYSIQIDFMNALYHSLDTGGVSMLESPTGTGKTLSIICSALQWVLDQRQKQKSEERVASDEKQENIGQIGSDDEPDWIKNFVVNKDNQMDDKKSKKKKYGFASAKPAKRNNKDSSKDLFSCDPGEACFNKKKECKKTVKKNDADELGDEEFLLEEYESEEEGEVGSSNSKRKASTFSVSSSSDEEGESEEEEEEVKLKVFFCSRTHSQLSQFIKELRKTVFANEMNIVSLGSRKNFCINEEVLRLGNSTRINERCLELQKSKKKEISKIKNLGAEGRIRQTKASSGCPMLRKHKLQRQFRSEISQQGALDIEDLVQLGRNIGTCPYYGSRSMITPADLVVLPYQSLLSKSSREALGLNLKNNVVIIDEAHNLADSLISMYDAKITLPQLEKVHSHIEKYFGRFHSLLGSGNRRYIQTLLVLTRAFLRVLVDDKDVNCLNTCPDAQTGVGEKHRFDSSMAINDFLFSLNIDNINLMKVLQYIKESNIMHKVSGYGDKMTTLQKGSAVKENGESCDDGSTLSGFRALADMLLSLTNNDGDGRIIISRKRPTCSRQGAYLKYVMLTGEKIFSEIVHEAHAVVLAGGTLQPIEETRERLFPWLPSNQLHFFSCSHIVPPESILPLAVSCGPSGRSFDFSYNLRSSSTMIEELGLLLCNLATVVPEGIVVFLSSFEYEGQVYDAWKTSGILERLMKKKYVFREPRKNTKVEVILKEYKEAIDNPAPRSGAILLAVVGGKISEGINFSDGMGRCIVMVGLPYPSPSDIELLERVKHIEGLGDSSTMKSLKLLSCEEYNGGDIQAAFNILRSCTRRGKEYYENLCMKAVNQSIGRAIRHINDYAAILLVDIRYASDSSKRSFSHPSSKLPQWIKDRLVSATNNYGEVHKLLHHFFKLNKNRGCK
- the LOC18595928 gene encoding putative Peroxidase 48, which produces MNDNYYEINGYDRNTNKVTRSNLNDLSVKKGIFVISISSLSRHLDDLLRCYDNPFKEESQKRNRERRAEKTKERKSKKMPRSFSESATMRTLSFFIVLLCVWISFRMTNRSKFSFSFSSSFSLNSKSNSFWIFQDILLDSEALEDGQAPARSLEYDFYRETCPEADKIIRAKVHQLFKIKASLAPALLRLAFHDCFIEGCDASILLDAVEGMDSEKDSPPNESLKGFDGIDIIKSDVEQVCPGVVSCADILVLAAREAVLLSGGPFYPLNTGRRDSTASFSDSATNELPSPHADLSETLASFSSRGFDERETVTLLGAHSIGVIHCKFFQNRLYNFGGTDEPDPTLDSEILEQMRSKCPKNHSSSSPAAPPFSDGSPMKAPRSPSLYNSLSSAVPPSTSFDKLLSSSPKDQGTVMTYGGTGADFGTVYYRSLLQGKGILYADQQLMAGEETGLWVRAYASDASLYQRDFALAMMKLSNLHVLTAPRGQIRLNCSRVA
- the LOC18595929 gene encoding uncharacterized protein LOC18595929, producing the protein MPLMDSIQKSKNFFHKTVENLKSLFFVGYQKLSKPPLLVLDSFSCTGGSRKKHQQDQFYTDFSDDWEVCLEEAKMRKQNDAMTLKGQMMEEDAYSGSSMDFADKNPVKNKKQNGGKEEIKKVGNSQLIKGEEQYYYKRNGGGYALAQKMKELEMMDVGDMEHVLDVEEALHYYSRLKSPVYLSIVDKFFMDMYSDFSVPQASASINRSKRRFRSIRL